A genomic window from Glycine max cultivar Williams 82 chromosome 17, Glycine_max_v4.0, whole genome shotgun sequence includes:
- the LOC100792274 gene encoding DNA ligase 1 isoform X1 gives MNMLSNRVLLCYFSACEHYLLSVSFFLFSLSSFHIYMYNSFCLSSILFFFFHSFLHSSLKFPILKPSPRERVSTHNPQQREQQQPYTLSTSYSPPCLPPHFFSFPFTKSMDFLVGPTFTIDVASSPPPYDADLPGVATAADRPYGLFSGHSSDSESSIGTPDDSDDDENDVVSSKRNQSDEDEDKEEEEEEEVHSKLKGLASLDSLEDSLPIKRGLSNHFMGKSKSFTDLSQVNTLNTVKELQKQENPFNKRRRVQIATKLTRKSSFYAWSNPKSMPLLPVHEDEDNFLEEEEKPKKVSPSSSSSYSSEENKQDHVLVPKSYVDHMRARFGSFKSRSLSDLKEHDEEQEQEDDDDDA, from the exons ATGAACATGTTGTCAAATCGAGTTCTTTTGTGCTATTTCTCCGCCTGCGAGCATTATCTCCTTTCtgtctccttttttcttttctcactctcttcttttcatatttatatgTATAACTCTTTCTGTCTCTCTtcaattctcttcttcttcttccattcctTCCTTCATTCCTCTCTCAAATTCCCCATTCTAAAACCGTCGCCTCGTGAACGAGTTTCCACTCACAACCCCCAACAAAGAGAACAACAACAACCCTATACTCTCTCGACCTCGTATTCTCCTCCGTGTCTCcctcctcattttttttcttttccgttCACGAAATCGATGGATTTTCTGGTGGGTCCCACTTTCACCATCGACGTCGCCTCCTCCCCGCCTCCGTACGACGCCGACCTCCCCGGTGTCGCCACCGCCGCCGACCGACCGTACGGACTCTTCTCCGGCCACTCCTCCGACAGCGAGTCCTCGATCGGAACCCCTGACGACAGCGATGACGACGAAAACGATGTCGTTTCGTCCAAAAGAAACCAAAGCGACGAAGATgaagacaaagaagaagaagaagaagaagaagttcactCCAAGTTGAAGGGTTTGGCCTCTCTTGATTCCTTAGAAGACTCTCTCCCCATCAA GAGGGGTTTATCGAACCACTTCATGGGAAAATCGAAGTCATTCACGGATCTATCACAAGTGAACACACTCAACACAGTGAAGGAACTTCAAAAGCAAGAGAACCCTTTCAACAAGAGAAGAAGGGTTCAAATAGCCACGAAGTTGACAAGAAAATCTTCTTTTTACGCTTGGTCCAACCCAAAATCGATGCCCCTTTTGCCTGTTCATGAAGATGAAGACAATTTTttggaagaggaagagaagCCCAAAAAAGTGTcaccatcttcttcttcttcttattcatcagaagaaaataaacaagatCATGTTTTGGTTCCTAAGTCTTATGTTGATCACATGAGAGCAAGATTTGGGAGCTTCAAGTCTAGGAGCCTCTCGGATCTGAAAGAACATGATGaggaacaagaacaagaagatgatgatgatgatgcgtGA
- the LOC100792274 gene encoding uncharacterized protein isoform X2 — MLSNRVLLCYFSACEHYLLSVSFFLFSLSSFHIYMYNSFCLSSILFFFFHSFLHSSLKFPILKPSPRERVSTHNPQQREQQQPYTLSTSYSPPCLPPHFFSFPFTKSMDFLVGPTFTIDVASSPPPYDADLPGVATAADRPYGLFSGHSSDSESSIGTPDDSDDDENDVVSSKRNQSDEDEDKEEEEEEEVHSKLKGLASLDSLEDSLPIKVSDDFVQAMQEGFIEPLHGKIEVIHGSITSEHTQHSEGTSKAREPFQQEKKGSNSHEVDKKIFFLRLVQPKIDAPFACS; from the exons ATGTTGTCAAATCGAGTTCTTTTGTGCTATTTCTCCGCCTGCGAGCATTATCTCCTTTCtgtctccttttttcttttctcactctcttcttttcatatttatatgTATAACTCTTTCTGTCTCTCTtcaattctcttcttcttcttccattcctTCCTTCATTCCTCTCTCAAATTCCCCATTCTAAAACCGTCGCCTCGTGAACGAGTTTCCACTCACAACCCCCAACAAAGAGAACAACAACAACCCTATACTCTCTCGACCTCGTATTCTCCTCCGTGTCTCcctcctcattttttttcttttccgttCACGAAATCGATGGATTTTCTGGTGGGTCCCACTTTCACCATCGACGTCGCCTCCTCCCCGCCTCCGTACGACGCCGACCTCCCCGGTGTCGCCACCGCCGCCGACCGACCGTACGGACTCTTCTCCGGCCACTCCTCCGACAGCGAGTCCTCGATCGGAACCCCTGACGACAGCGATGACGACGAAAACGATGTCGTTTCGTCCAAAAGAAACCAAAGCGACGAAGATgaagacaaagaagaagaagaagaagaagaagttcactCCAAGTTGAAGGGTTTGGCCTCTCTTGATTCCTTAGAAGACTCTCTCCCCATCAA GGTAAGTGATGATTTTGTACAAGCGATGCAGGAGGGGTTTATCGAACCACTTCATGGGAAAATCGAAGTCATTCACGGATCTATCACAAGTGAACACACTCAACACAGTGAAGGAACTTCAAAAGCAAGAGAACCCTTTCAACAAGAGAAGAAGGGTTCAAATAGCCACGAAGTTGACAAGAAAATCTTCTTTTTACGCTTGGTCCAACCCAAAATCGATGCCCCTTTTGCCTGTTCATGA